Proteins encoded within one genomic window of Lysinibacillus sphaericus:
- the nikA gene encoding nickel ABC transporter substrate-binding protein → MRLTKYLLPFVLFLTFSVLAGCTNTNTEKGKTTTQTNDEKMITIGWPLDVGPLNPHTYLPNQMTAQAMVYESLVEYNDDGTITPKLAESWDISKDKTSYIFHLRKDVKYSDGTAFNADNVIRNFDAILANREIHFWMGMVNHIVEVVKEDDYTIRLQLDEPYYPVLNELAFVRPFRFLGDNGFPEGDATQDSIKAPVGTGPWVLTDYKKDEYALFSRNENYWGEKPLLEQIKVKIIPDSESISLAFENEELDLIYGRGIISLDNYSYLKDSDKYKTATSEPLSTKALLFNTQSGPLAELKVRQAIQYAINKEQMVDSITHGTEKVADTLFWDAIPFANIDLEPILYNPEKAQQLLDEAGWTLQKGDKIRSKNGQPLSLDLIYIATDAIQKPMAELMQGELAKIGVQLNLEGADVMVGLQKLMDNQVDINFWRTNGPPTDPHGFANESATPNASGVYEAKLGLPNAKEIDTKIHQLLVGTDEEERVQLYTDILTMFHDQALFYPISYETNNVIYQPYMKDFVPRASEYDIPYAQMDTE, encoded by the coding sequence ATGAGATTGACAAAGTATTTACTTCCTTTTGTACTTTTTTTGACTTTCAGTGTTCTTGCAGGTTGTACAAACACTAATACAGAAAAGGGAAAAACAACAACACAAACAAATGACGAAAAAATGATAACGATTGGATGGCCTTTAGATGTCGGTCCATTAAACCCTCATACATATTTACCTAATCAAATGACTGCACAAGCAATGGTCTACGAATCTTTGGTTGAGTATAACGATGATGGGACTATTACACCTAAGCTAGCAGAAAGTTGGGACATTTCAAAGGATAAGACTTCTTACATTTTCCATTTAAGAAAAGACGTTAAGTATTCAGACGGAACTGCTTTTAATGCGGATAATGTCATTCGTAACTTCGATGCCATACTAGCAAATCGGGAAATACATTTTTGGATGGGCATGGTCAACCATATTGTTGAGGTTGTAAAAGAAGATGATTATACAATTCGTTTGCAATTAGATGAACCTTATTATCCAGTATTAAACGAACTGGCCTTTGTACGTCCATTCCGTTTTTTAGGGGATAACGGATTCCCTGAAGGAGATGCGACGCAAGATTCCATCAAAGCACCAGTTGGTACAGGTCCATGGGTATTAACAGATTACAAAAAAGATGAATATGCTTTATTTAGTCGCAACGAAAACTATTGGGGGGAAAAACCTCTCTTAGAACAAATTAAAGTAAAAATCATCCCTGATTCTGAATCGATTTCGTTGGCATTTGAAAACGAAGAGTTAGATTTAATTTATGGTCGTGGCATCATTAGTTTAGATAACTATTCGTATTTAAAAGATAGTGACAAATATAAAACAGCTACCTCTGAACCATTGTCTACAAAAGCGTTATTATTCAATACGCAGTCAGGACCGTTAGCAGAATTAAAGGTACGTCAAGCCATTCAATATGCTATCAATAAGGAGCAAATGGTTGATAGTATTACACATGGTACAGAAAAAGTGGCCGACACACTATTTTGGGATGCAATTCCTTTTGCCAATATTGATTTAGAACCAATCTTGTATAATCCAGAAAAAGCGCAACAGCTACTTGATGAAGCTGGGTGGACATTACAAAAGGGCGATAAAATTCGTTCAAAAAACGGACAACCATTATCATTGGATTTAATCTATATCGCAACAGATGCCATTCAAAAACCAATGGCTGAGTTGATGCAAGGGGAACTAGCAAAAATAGGGGTACAGTTGAATCTAGAAGGTGCAGATGTAATGGTTGGCCTTCAAAAATTAATGGATAATCAGGTGGATATTAATTTTTGGCGTACAAACGGACCACCAACAGATCCACATGGCTTTGCTAATGAATCAGCTACACCAAATGCTAGTGGTGTTTATGAAGCAAAATTAGGTTTACCAAACGCCAAAGAAATTGATACTAAAATTCACCAATTATTAGTTGGAACAGATGAAGAGGAACGAGTGCAGCTCTATACGGATATTTTAACTATGTTCCATGATCAAGCACTTTTCTATCCGATATCTTATGAAACAAATAACGTGATTTATCAACCATATATGAAGGATTTTGTGCCTCGTGCATCTGAATATGATATTCCATATGCACAAATGGATA